Proteins encoded together in one Balearica regulorum gibbericeps isolate bBalReg1 chromosome 3, bBalReg1.pri, whole genome shotgun sequence window:
- the CNST gene encoding consortin isoform X3, producing the protein MDDREFPPNDLQIDSKDSLPADYRVESLASHLVSSADENENPLDNDGNEVLTSSSIAMGQQDKGEQDSINNNENMDSGDCTPSCKEGETERSANVHMDPQLEEKPITEKQPGGKRSPRNKRSSSKKSKGVPTVGTTAIKEENTLITDTDSVHTEGAVEANENFHQKEQNQTLQSLFSLLREEVEQMDSKILPLCLHQIAETYFQEEEYEKAMKFIQLERLYHEQLLANLSSIQEQWERKWKTAVPSPVTTLRISAKELSGEELEKLTRVCSSHQQPQASKNKLIAAENTWESGCLLQLMESKNLKEREAAAFKSGIETCPGIGPKKEGKQLSTRSPDENKTERLTEAASLWVAAGKDHMEEQHCSAESTLEPHTQSTGTVGRPSSGCLSSGDTGKDNSLQLRERQLSKDVEKIEGAAGEPGVKLPLEPMVDALVLTDADCMPTDLVPTDKDVQADRNLLRSKHAAGSSQIASGQLGNSDLKQQQKQPHDDEEYSWDRTASNVCSGCNKVSEHDSTAHSRVCTEMQRTARQEEKVNNEEQEDLFLRFLNGNIVDTEESFANLANQEDFDTVPDISPERASYNSLEALSLDDSFSSLDELARRIEIAERRC; encoded by the exons ATGGATGACAGAGAATTTCCACCAAATGATCTACAAATAGACTCAAAGGACAGTCTTCCTGCTGACTATAGGGTGGAAAGTTTGGCATCTCATTTGGTTTCTTCAGCTGACGAAAATGAAAATCCACTTGACAATGATGGGAATGAGGTTCTGACCAGTAGTAGCATTGCTATGGGACAACAGGATAAAGGTGAGCAGGACAGCATCAATAATAATGAGAATATGGACAGTGGAGACTGTACCCCAAGCTGTAAGGAAGGTGAGACTGAGAGATCTGCAAATGTCCATATGGACCCCCAGCTGGAGGAAAAGCCTATTACAGAAAAACAGCCAGGTGGAAAAAGAAGTCCAAGAAACAAGAGAAGCTCCAGTAAAAAATCTAAAG GAGTTCCTACAGTGGGAACCACAGCAATCAAGGAGGAAAATACTCTTATTACAGATACAGATTCTGTACATACTGAAGGTGCTGttgaagcaaatgaaaactttcaccaaaaagaacaaaaccaaacgcTGCAgtcccttttctctttgctccGTGAAGAGGTTGAGCAGATGGATTCAAAGATACTGCCCTTGTGTCTCCATCAG ATAGCTGAGACATATTTTCAAGAGGAGGAAT ATGAGAAAGCAATGAAGTTCATTCAGCTTGAACGACTGTATCATGAGCAGCTGCTTGCAAATCTTTCTTCCATACAGGAGCAGTGGG aaagaaaatggaaaacagcagtTCCTAGTCCAGTTACAACATTGAGGATTTCAGCTAAAGAACTGAGTGGTGAAGAGTTGGAAAAGCTTACTAGAGTTTGCTCTTCGCATCAACA GCCACAGGCATCCAAAAATAAG CTAATAGCTGCAGAAAATACATGGGAAAGCGGTTGTTTGCTTCAGTTAATGGAATcaaaaaatttaaaggaaagagaagctgctgcttttaaatcag GTATTGAAACTTGCCCTGGCATTGGACCAAAGAAAGAAGGTAAACAGCTGAGCACTCGTTCtccagatgaaaacaaaactgagagaCTGACAGAGGCAGCAAGCCTTTGGGTAGCTGCAGGAAAGGaccacatggaggagcagcactgCAGTGCTGAATCAACATTAGAGCCACACACCCAGTCCACAGGGACAGTGGGCAGGCCTTCTTCGGGCTGTTTATCATCTGGGGATACCGGTAAAGATAACAGTTTGCAGCTGAGAGAAAGGCAGCTCTCTAAGGATGTAGAAAAAATAGAAGGTGCAGCTGGGGAGCCTGGAGTGAAACTCCCTCTTGAGCCCATGGTAGATGCTTTGGTTTTAACAGATGCTGACTGTATGCCTACTGATTTGGTTCCTACTGATAAAGATGTGCAAGCTGATAGAAATCTGCTCAGATCAAAACATGCTGCTGGCTCTTCACAAATTGCTAGTGGCCAGCTTGGAAATAGCGATttaaagcagcaacagaaacagcCTCATGATGATGAAGAATATTCATGGGACAGAACTGCATCAAATGTATGCTCTGGGTGTAATAAAGTGTCTGAGCATGACAGTACAGCCCATTCACGAGTatgcacagaaatgcagagaacaGCAAGACAGGAAGAGAAGGTAAATAATGAAGAACAAGAAGATTtatttctcagatttttaaatggtaaCATAGTAGACACTGAAGAATCATTTGCAAACTTAGCAAACCAAGAGGACTTTGACACTGTTCCAGATATTTCACCTGAACGAGCATCTTACAACTCACTGGAAGCTTTATCACTAGATgacagcttttcttctcttgatgAACTTGCAAGAAGGATAGAGATTGCTGAG AGGAGATGTTAG